The Papio anubis isolate 15944 chromosome 1, Panubis1.0, whole genome shotgun sequence genome window below encodes:
- the TTC34 gene encoding tetratricopeptide repeat protein 34, which yields MELDSEDEASCLLAADALYRLGRLEETHKALLVALSRRPQAAPVLARLALLQLRRGFCYDANQLVKKLVQSGDTACLQPTLDVFCHEDRQLLQGHCHARALAILRARPGGADGRAHTKEAIAYLSLAIFAAGSQASESLLARARCYGFLGQKKTAMFDFNAVLRAEPENVQALCGRALVHLALDQLQVPPHSPPGPGQTGGGPRELPLPQGEREPGGRPEQQDAHQNLCSHPHLYCGSWEPGPHKPSFWESCPFVLPACLHG from the exons ATGGAGCTGGATTCGGAGGACGAGGCCTCTTGCCTCCTGGCGGCTGACGCCCTGTACCGCCTGGGCCGCCTGGAGGAGACACACAAGGCCCTGCTGGTGGCCCTCTCCCGGAGGCCCCAGGCAGCCCCTGTGCTGGCACGGCTGGCCCTGTTGCAGCTGAGGAGGGGCTTTTGCTATGACGCCAACCAG TTGGTGAAGAAGCTGGTCCAGTCCGGTGACACCGCCTGCCTCCAGCCCACCCTGGACGTCTTCTGCCACGAGGACCGGCAGCTGCTTCAAGGCCACTGCCATGCCAGGGCCCTGGCCATCCTGCGGGCACGGCCAGGCGGGGCCGACGGCAGGGCCCACACCAAGGAGGCCATCGCCTACCTCTCTCTGGCCATCTTTGCTGCAG GAAGCCAGGCAAGTGAATCCCTCCTTGCCCGAGCCCGCTGCTATGGGTTCCTGGGCCAGAAGAAGACGGCCATGTTCGACTTCAACGCAGTGCTGCGGGCTGAGCCGGAGAACGTGCAGGCACTGTGTGGACGGGCATTGGTGCACCTGGCCCTAGACCAGCTGCAGGTgccaccccactccccacctgGGCCTGGGCAAACGGGTGGGGGACCCAGGGAGTTGCCTCTACCCCAAGGAGAGAGGGAGCCAGGAGGCCGTCCTGAGCAGCAAGATGCCCATCAAAACCTATGTTCCCATCCCCACCTGTACTGCGGCTCATGGGAGCCTGGTCCCCACAAACCCAGTTTCTGGGAGTCCTGCCCTTTCGTCCTCCCAGCCTGTCTGCATGGATAG